The genomic region TGACTGGTTGGATTTTATGACATATTggctattttgagacagaacttaccaaacatccaaaacaatgctgtgtgctgaggtaaatgctcttgttgtgtgtgcgtagcctacatatgatggtattttggccagctcgGAACTCGCGAAGAGCTTATATAATATGTAAAGGGGTCAAAACAGTGGCGGGAATCCCTCCGtcacacacaaacgatctgctgAGACGCGCATCTGATGCCTATGATGGGCAAATTGGCGTCTATGATGAGAAAAACCGatatgcgtgaggattctgtcctttttagagTCTCATCTTCCTGTCTTTTGtccgtgttgcattcatatatcattcgaaccgcaccagagttcttTTGGAAGCAGACccagacccatcttttcagcggtctcggtccgcttgtttggtgcgcaccagggtttggatggcagcgttcacacatgctcaaatgaaccacactaacagagcaatcgaattttaattgatttaatcGTTTTAATCGAATCAAACAtgccaagtgtgaacgcaccctataATTAACAAAGCACAAGGCATACTGCAATTACAATTAATGTTTAGTGATGTTGTGTTCActcaactgaaaacagcatacACTAAAAGATCAATTTTGGGATTTAAAAATCAATATTGGTTCACCAATATTGATTTCTTGCTTTTAATCAATCTTCATTTTGTCAACAGACTGTAGATATCTAGTTTACTTTCTACTAAGTGCCACAAACTCAATATTTCAGCATCTTTAATGCCACTAACCCAGCAAATCCAATAACTCAACAGTGATTTCAACCAGCTCTTGTCATTTCTGGCTACAGTACGCCTCAGACAGTCAATAAACAGACTGTTGCCGGAGCAATCTGAGCCTGAAACTACTGAAACTGTCAGTGAAACCTATGAGTGATGATCAGCTGTTCTCTGCTCTCATCTACTCCAGATGATCACAAAACATGCTATAATAACAGAAAAACTCATTTGTACAGCTGTGCTCAGAAGAACACCAGCCATATCAGCATGCATCTAATCTGCTGTCAGATGAGCGGACACAAATGATTTTATACAAACAGACTGGACTCTTATCTCTCATATGATAGAGGTCATTTCCTTTTATAATCCCGTCGTTCCTTTAAAAACAGGTTGATCATCTGCCTTGCAGTGACGGGAAGGAAAGAAAACCGTGTGACTATTGTGTGAGTGTGCACACTCATATTACACAACTTAAAGACATACAGactgcatgcacacacactcaaaaacgCACAAGGCAAAAAAGCACTTACACACTCACctacatgcatgcatgcatgcatacacTCAAACATGTAACACAGAAAACCATGCAGTGagcatgtacacacacacacacgttacacaAACCTATGCACATATGTACATGTAAATAAGCACTAACTCATGCATAAACATAAATATACTCAAATAAACCCATGCACACACGTACATACATTCAgaaatacacatacatacatacatatatatatatgtatgtgcatGCATCCACGCGCGCGCGCATGCACACACTTCAGCAATGACAGCTCGTGCATAAACTGTGTTGCCAACTGCTTAAAACAGCAAAAGCAATGTCAGTCCTTCATCAACCTTTCTCATCTAACATGTCCACATCTGTGTGTGCTCATATGAAGTTTGCAAAGACACACATAAAAGAGCTCAGTTTGTTCAGTCAGACACATGAGATGAACCGCCACGCCATCGGTGCATGTACACGAGACATATTCAAAGCTTTCACGAAGGCTGTTTTTGAATACATACTCACTTATCATGCTATTTGCACAGCCTCTCTCCCGCTCGTCTCGTTTATGTCTCAATTAGTCCATTAACGCTGAAATATCTGAACACACGCGAGTCCTTCAGCAGTACTTTCACGCACTTCAGTCTAACATGGAGCGAGTTAGAATTTCTGATTGACAACAGCACGGGCCAATGGCGGAAGAGCATATAAAACTCAGCGTCGCGTCCACAAATAGCAGCCAATCAAATGATCCCGGAGGCGGTGCCATACGGTTTCCACTAGCGAGGTAGACTGTGTCTGTTGTAACTACTGTTAAATGTATTCAGTAATGTGCCATGCGTAATTCATGATGGTATAGACATGTCCTTAATTAGATTATATAACTTCatacatttgattttaaatatttaaaaaataataaactgcATACAAATAAGTCCTATCATAATTAAAAACCTAAGGAAGATAGCATTGCAGTCCTACAAACTACTATGGTGATGATACCATGGTATATCATACTTTGTTTGCATGATATTCATGCACATATTCTGTTACTTTAACAGTATATTTTGTTTACCATAGTGCTTTTTTGTTAGAGATGtttaattcactttataaaCATGTCCTACATAACATTATATAAGAATATCTCTACAATTGTTATAGGATTATCAAGGATAAGTATAATTACTGCCCTAAAAACACTGTGATGGTCTATTTTGCAGGGAATTGTATCAGATATTAAGACTATGCTACTTATGCATGATAAatgggtgaattcaggttgattgggacacttttgcCATTGAGATCACTGgggaaaagtgtcccaatcaacctgaattcacctaCTATAGTACTGAATGATTACCATGTTCATGTACTATGGTATTTTGAATTACTCCTTTCATATCCATAAGCTGAATTGGGCATGTACCATTCGGGGTTAttatactaaaactaaaaccataaaccGTTTCTTGAAATGAATGCAGCCCTCTGGAGGATCAAGTATTTGGAGAATggatggttgaaataaaattaaatattaaaaaaaccttgccaaggcaacattactgattttagttttacttgaaatactaaaataacaaactATATAacctaaaattaataaataaataaataatatatggaaaatattttttaaaaaactaataaaattgacaaaaacacacatcaaaattactaaaattagaaaaaaaaaatagaaataaaataaaataatgtttaacttttatttatattctatGCTGCAACAAAAAACATTCAGACAATAACTAGAAAAAAAGGTtaatatgtgtttatttaacaggaaaaatcattctaacataAAAAATAGTGATTCAATTACAAAATAATACTTACAATTctaaaatatagaaaaaaacattgcaaGATTGTTTTTCATCAATATGCGGACTGATCCTGAACAAGTATGAAAGTGCTTTTAGAAACAAAACTGGCTCATTTGTGGAAAAACTCATTAGGAAATACACAAAAGgcctcaaaaataaaataacaaatgtcTTCTCTTCTCTATTTTTGTCCCTTCTTTATGCTTTCCAAAGTATAACTATTTGCTAGTTTTCTGAAGACGCTAAAATGACTATTTTTCTCCCTATTATgtccatttatatttttattttagatctTTAATAACTTTTAAATAACCACAAATATTAGTCCTTCATCAGCGTAGCATTGCTTGCACTAATGCTCTGTATTATACTGGTCAGGATTTATGGACTATAATATCGTgttcttttctttattttgagtacaagaacacaaaataagtccttgatatatatatatttcacggTTTGATCCCGGACAGCACAGCAGCCTCATTGAGAAGATTTCCAGCCTCCTTCCTGTACTTTGGACTCTTTTCTTTTGCTCTTCGTACCTCTCTGAGGTTTTCCTTCAGGTTGTCCACCAGCCTTTTCTGCTCTTGGTGTCTGGATTCAGCAGCTTCCACCTGTTTGGTCATGGTGTCCTCTGCCTTCAGAAGCCAATCGATCATTTCTTGGAGTTTAGTGGCCACAGATATGACCGCTTTGGCAGCTTTGCTCAGCTCTGTGATGTTCTCTTGTGTCCTCTTCAGGTCGTTGGGGATTTCGGCCTCTGACCTCACCATTAGAGTGAAGTCATATCCTTTAACCTCCAGAATGATGTGGCAGTTCGCTAATGGAGGGAAAGTGAGACACAAATTAAGAGAGTACTCGATAATAAAGGAAATAACAGTGAAGGATGTGACTTGAAAATTAAGGTTACAGATTCAGTCTTCGGTAGGAATGATGAAATCATTTCTGAACCGTTGTGTCATGTATTCTTGAGCAAGACACCAAAATCATTTACTTTATATACAAAGAGTATTCTGAATGGCTAATTAAATGTAccttatgcttttttttatcctttttaTGTATCATATTAATCCTAGATAGACTATATTTGTAATACTACATTGTGTTTTGCAAGAAGTTTCTTGAATATTTTGTGAAGCACTGACTGCTCTGGGATGAATTCTCCCGTCATGCTGACGTGTGCAGGCTGTGCCCCCTGCAGGCCGTGTGTGAGGGTCTTACCATGTTCCTCCTTGATTTTCTTCAGGCATTGAGACAGACTGTCATTAGTTGGGCATTTGTAGCGATTTGCAACAGTCTGAAGCTTGTTCTTCATAGTTTCATAGTCCTCATGCTGTTTGTTGTACGTTTCGGCAACATCACTGAAACGCTCATCGAGGTCACCCACACCAACACGTCGGGCTTCAAACCTGTCGGTCTTCTTAACTGCATCTGctagaagatagatagatagatagatagatagatagatagatagatagatagatagatagatagatagatagatagatagatagatagatagatagatagatagatagatagatagatagatagatagatagatagatagatagatagacagacagacagacagacagacagacagacagacagacagacagacagacagacagacagacagacagacagacagacagacagacagacagacagacagacagatagatagatcgatagatagatagttcgatcgatagatagatagttcgatcgatagatagatagttcgatcgatagatagatagatagttcgATCGATAGATAGTtcgatcgatagatagatagatagatagatagatagatagatagatagatagatagatagatagttcgATCAATCGATAGATAGTtcgatcgatagatagatagatagatagatagatagatagatagatagatagatagatagatagatagttcgATCAatcgatagatcgatagatagatagttcgatcaatcgatagatagatagatagatagttcgatcgatagatagatagatagatagttcgatcaatcgatagatagatagatagatagatagatagatggaaagATCAAtcgatagatatatagatagatagatacatgatagatacatagatagatagatacatagatagatcaATCGATAGATcaattgatagatagatagatagatagatagatagatagatagatagatagatagatagatagatagatagatagatagatagatagatagatagatagttcgatcaatagatagatagttCGATCAATCGATAGATCGATCGATCAAtcgatggatggatagatagatcaatagatagatagatagatagatagatagatagatagatagatagatagatagatagatagatagatagatagatagatagatagatagatagatagatagatagatagatagatagatagatagatagattgattgattgattgacagaCCAGTTTTTCTTGGCGTATATAGATTATGGAGGCCTTGAAACTGACCATTAGCTGGATGTGATGTTCTTGCAGATTGTATTTCTagacaaacacagacagacagacgggagATGTAGATGTGAGTGATCGGACCTATTCTTCTAGGAGGAGATTATAGAGACCATAAAACTGACCATTAACTGCTGGACCAGATTCTGTTCGTGTTTTTCTGTTTGACTGGAGCAAAGGTTCTCTCTGTAAGTAATGGAAAAGTTATAATAaaaccaaatatatatatatatatatatatatatatatatatatatatatatatatatatatatatatatatatatatatatatatatatatatatttcatccaaaaatgaaatttctgccatttattactcaccctcatgtcgttccacaccagtaagaccttcctTCATCATTggaacagaaattaagatattttttgatgaaatccgatgactcagtaaggcctgcatcaccagcaataacactccctttttcaatggcCATAGagctactaaaacatatttaaatcagttcatgtgactacagtggttcaactttaaaggtgctaaagaggatgttttgttttatacatttttgcaatattacttgttTACTGTCTTTTACTACttactgtctttactaactgataaaagactatttattaggtgcactgaaagtaataatattaatatacatcatctgtgcacgaggtagggccttaaaaacatcagccaatcatttaagcgatcatcgcgtaaacgattggccctctggcttgtcaatcactgccgtgacgttccttgtgagagactagcgtggctgcgcgctccagtaactttccacactccacaggcaccgcatgcaatgtttttgtcaggagacaggagtaacaactgcagattatgagttacctgcggtgagtccgacataatgaatccactaacatgacacagcgaatgccggtggtaaacactcgggttccaatacttgtgcacgagttttgggaggcgttctcttgaaaggaggggggttgttcttacgcatgcgctcatttcaaaaactcagtaacggtctttggattctcagttgacgaaaagatcctctttagcacctttaatattataaagcgacaagaatatttttttgtgtgcgtttcaaactgccaaaatcacatgatttcagtaagcgatgctttgttacatcataagtgttttgaaacgtcaatagttcacgtgactttggcagtttgatacgcgctctgaaccactgattcgaaacaaaagatttgtaaagcttcatgaagcagtcaTTTGTCCTAtcagatattgtggaataaagtcgctattttggtATTtctgccgcacaaaaagtattctcatcgccttataatattaatattgaaccactgtagtcacatgaactgttttaaatatgtttttagtagctttcttggcatctgaaagtgttaattatcttgcctcactgagccatcggatttcatcaaaaaatatcttaatttgtgttctgaagatgaatgaaggccttacgggtgtggaacgacatgagggtgagtaattaaaggtacaatttgtgatatttttttccgctagaggtcgctagaagcctattcaaaacaaaggcgtagtttgatgacgccaagttttagagcggaaacttgggacatgtggtctccatctcaacggacggtgcaaaagaatagggattggagtctggaaggactcatgttcgtggatgtgattattaacgttactgtagtatgaagcagagcaggaccgagtgttgcgggagctgaacgaggagctggagcgattgatcaacacacgcctcacgagcagcaggacttttattatgacacagtcgccggcgccgcttccgcttttccggtcatgagtttacgggagctgtccttgtcgacagaaccagcggcagatggtaaacagtaattatgtttcataaataagtaacacaatccaccataaaacgtgcaagaagtaaataaggaactgcttgaagcgagctagtggtttgctggacgctagactctacttccgcatttgtccacggcactgttgtcatgtggtttctacgtcagtaaaggcggtaacaaaggtaactgacgtcattgacaggcgactgcactgccccgggTCACTGTTTAGAaagggaattttctcatgatttacaagtcgttgaaaacattagagatattgtttgtaatcagctggacaaactatataacactagcttagtggttttttgatattttactgaaaaaaagttacatattgtacctttaatgatgtaatcaattttcatttttggatgaactaaccctttaaagaagaGAAAGACTTCTCTGAAGGCATCAAaacttttaaatgaataaacttcTGTTTCACTGATTACCAATTAGACTTGCacaaattaaaaacagaaacaaacaacCGTTCAATTCGAAATATTTCCACATACTTTTCTTTTACTAAAATCATATTCTTGCTTAATATTTACTTTCCTCTATGACAAGCTCCACAGTGACCTACTTTACAGTAAGTGTAAAGGCTTGTGTCCTGAACCACTGGAGCGTGAAAACTGATAGAAAAAGACAAATCTACTAGACCGACATACTGAAACAGTTTATATAGTCAGTGTTAGACTACGTGTTCCATATCTAAAActgtgaagaagaagaagaagaacgtCAAAGCTTTTGTCTTGTATAAGTCCACCTGATATGACTTGCTCCGAGTTTAAGATTTCATATCTAACAGgctacattttttgtttttttgttttaaatccaCTGCAAAATCAAACAAGCCAAATCATAAACCCACTCTTACCTCATCATCTCCGCTGGGACAGGAACAACAACATCCCATTTTCAGGACGCAGGAGTTTTCATTCCCATAAAAACGCTTAAAATGAAAGTTGTGCGTTCGCAGTGACGTCACGGTCATGTGCTCCACATGACCGACAGGTGCATTAGTTCACCTGAAATGACAGAAACAAAGCGTGTGCATGTATATCGTCTTATTTCTCCTCGTCAGCCtggttttatttaactatatGTGCTATTTTCGTGTCATTAATGTTCTATGTTGTTTTGTCAATAGGCTAAAGTACAAAAACAAACCCGTCATAGCAAAAGACAATCTTCCCAAACTCGTTTAACCACCGAGAGATTCTTATAACATGACACGTGCTGCTTTCATTTAAAGTTTACGCAACAGTTTgaacagacaaaaaaataatgacattatatttatatttatattcaggagaagatttttaagaaaataatacGGTAATAATGTTCATATTTTCAACATGAGACTGAGAGCCCATTAGCATAATAGCAGTTCTCTACAATAGCCGCTAGGGGTCGCCATCGAATCACTTTTAATGCGCTCTGCTTTCTTATAAAATTGTACCATACTTTCTTCAAGTTTATCTTGAATACATTTTGTTGCTTACTTTcttattgaactgaattataACTCTGCCTGCTTTTTTCAAAACGTTTTCATGGCTCTGAAATACAAACCAGAGCGTATAATAGCCATTTAGGCTAGATATAATCATGACCCATTCCATCAGAAGGTGAAGGGTGCACTAGACTAGTGAACATTGCTTGCTTGGTTTGCTTCTTGCCCCAAAGTGCAGCTAGTTTGGATTTGAGACACGCACAGACAAGAAAAActgtctaggtaggcagctcacttGACTTTAAAACACATGATGCTGTTTAGTTAGCTCAGTTGGTGTCTCTGCGCTCACGCATCATGCAGCAGCTAGGATTTGTGACACGGCCACTGACTGGTTTGTCTTTGACTTTGCTTGCCAAGTGCttgaaaacacaaaagaaagcAGCTAAACAAAGCTTAACCAGCTGTTGGTAATTTGCCTTCTTTATGTGCCGCTACCTGCTGTGAAATGGCGCGCTGCGCGGGTGGGCCGCGCGCACTGTGATTTCCCGCGCGCATCGCGCCGGTACCGTATCATTTCGCTGTCATCCGCGCGCTCGTTTGCTGAGCGCATAAGTGAAGGTTTGCGGAATAAAGCAGTATTGATGGGGGACGTCTCCGGATGCAGGTGTTTGTGCTGACAAACGAGAAAAAGCGCTTCACTAGCTACTAATTGAGCAGAAAACATGGGGAAAAAAGAATGAGACGTGCATTATCTGTGGGCGAAGAGACGCGCATCCAACCAGAGCCATCACACGTCAAACAACAATAGCGCTCAGGATAGATGAGGCTTAGCTTAATGACTTTATAAATCATTTAATTCATTTACAACAGAAAACGTGCTTCATGCACACTCCTACATATGATGAAAGTGACTATATAGAGAAGCAGAAACAAAGCAAAACTTGTGAGCAGCTTCAGCATGTCGGGCATCACAGCAACAGGGGTTTTCATGGGTCCTGGGAAAGAAAAAACAGtgtaaaaaatgaaactaaactaaataaataatcatattagAATTAGAGCTTTCTACCcagacatcttttttttttttggggcaGGCCTATCGCAAACTCCTAGTGAGCCAAAAAGGCATTTTGGGCATGTTAAAGTCAATATA from Chanodichthys erythropterus isolate Z2021 chromosome 15, ASM2448905v1, whole genome shotgun sequence harbors:
- the si:ch73-345f18.3 gene encoding myosin heavy chain, clone 203 isoform X1, whose protein sequence is MTVTSLRTHNFHFKRFYGNENSCVLKMGCCCSCPSGDDEREPLLQSNRKTRTESGPAVNEIQSARTSHPANGQFQGLHNLYTPRKTDAVKKTDRFEARRVGVGDLDERFSDVAETYNKQHEDYETMKNKLQTVANRYKCPTNDSLSQCLKKIKEEHANCHIILEVKGYDFTLMVRSEAEIPNDLKRTQENITELSKAAKAVISVATKLQEMIDWLLKAEDTMTKQVEAAESRHQEQKRLVDNLKENLREVRRAKEKSPKYRKEAGNLLNEAAVLSGIKP
- the si:ch73-345f18.3 gene encoding myosin heavy chain, clone 203 isoform X3 — translated: MTVTSLRTHNFHFKRFYGNENSCVLKMGCCCSCPSGDDEREPLLQSNRKTRTESGPAVNEIQSARTSHPANDAVKKTDRFEARRVGVGDLDERFSDVAETYNKQHEDYETMKNKLQTVANRYKCPTNDSLSQCLKKIKEEHANCHIILEVKGYDFTLMVRSEAEIPNDLKRTQENITELSKAAKAVISVATKLQEMIDWLLKAEDTMTKQVEAAESRHQEQKRLVDNLKENLREVRRAKEKSPKYRKEAGNLLNEAAVLSGIKP
- the si:ch73-345f18.3 gene encoding myosin heavy chain, clone 203 isoform X2, producing MTVTSLRTHNFHFKRFYGNENSCVLKMGCCCSCPSGDDEREPLLQSNRKTRTESGPAVNEIQSARTSHPANADAVKKTDRFEARRVGVGDLDERFSDVAETYNKQHEDYETMKNKLQTVANRYKCPTNDSLSQCLKKIKEEHANCHIILEVKGYDFTLMVRSEAEIPNDLKRTQENITELSKAAKAVISVATKLQEMIDWLLKAEDTMTKQVEAAESRHQEQKRLVDNLKENLREVRRAKEKSPKYRKEAGNLLNEAAVLSGIKP